A single region of the Lycium barbarum isolate Lr01 chromosome 2, ASM1917538v2, whole genome shotgun sequence genome encodes:
- the LOC132628351 gene encoding uncharacterized protein LOC132628351, giving the protein MNQIAVNTVAGGCFMDNLSLAVVTKENHERDHSFAQFQTTVDLLSKKLAEKDAQGVIDLEPIVEKEAQPNVSDVIVEDEIEEEIPIIAEDEHNLENSKPQGGKNEKGKAKLSRAFLSLTQLFKSLPPFPQRLFRKIEDEKCLRFYDQLKQLTMNISFRDAVQEMLGFAQYFKDLLTKKKKLLKHDTALCDNGASINLMPLEIFKRSGLGMPRPTTMRLQMADRSIKRPFGVVDDVLVRVGEFLP; this is encoded by the exons atgaatcagattgctgtcaatactgtAGCTGgtggatgcttcatggacaa TCTATCACTAGCCGTTGTTACAAAGGAGAACCATGAGAGGGATCATTCCTTTGCTCAATTTCAAACTacggtggatctattatcaaagaaaTTAGCAGAGAAGGATGCACAGGGG gtgattgatcttgagccgattgTTGAAAAAGAAGCACAACCTAATGTGTCTGATGTTATTGTGGAAGATGAAATAGAGGAGGAAAtccctattatagctgaagaTGAGCATAATCTTGAGAATTCTAAGCCACAAGGAGGaaaaaatgaaaaggggaaggcaaaactttctagAGCTTTTCTCTCTTTGACTCAATTGTTTAAATCTTtaccgccttttcctcaaaggttaTTCAGAAAAATAGAGGATGAaaagtgcttgcgattttatgatcaactcaagcaattGACGATGAACATTTCTTTCAGGGATGCTGTCCAAGAGATGCTTGGGTTTGCTCAATATTTcaaggatctcttaacaaagaagaagaagctattgaaacacgacact GcgttgtgtgataacggggctagtaTAAATCTTATGCCTcttgagattttcaagagatCAGGTCTAGGGATGCCAAGGCccactaccatgaggttgcaaaTGGCTGACAGATCAATCAAAAGGCCATTTGGAGTGGTCGATGATGTCCTTGTTCGAGTTGGGGAATTCCTTCCTTAG